In one window of Carassius carassius chromosome 38, fCarCar2.1, whole genome shotgun sequence DNA:
- the vtg3 gene encoding vitellogenin 3, phosvitinless, whose protein sequence is MWRFHLCLLVALAASEAINYEPFLNSKKTYEYKYEGLVRVGRELPDLVESAMKMRCTFKIIGESPQTFVLQISNVDVEDFNGLPGKSVFSPSQKLTKRLSAEFSQPIVFEFSKGQITDIRTAPGVSNTVVNIVRGILGFLQVTVKTTQSFYELVELGIHGVCQSSYTVEEDSNAKELIVNQMVDIANCQQPAALYRGMALAPEDKLSKQRGESVVSTVKHTYTVKSTADGGLITKAFAQERQYFTPFNVKGGNSRLLALRDIELLKVSDTTDKIVTGQMQSRGNLMYKTEKDLRPIPVVMINLNEPVPKILDLIKRLAQANIYHVESTSSSDILNLIQLLRVASLENLEQLWKQVSGNDEHRRWFLDLVVEVTDERILKFLETKFKAGDITANEAGQALVVAFNHLSAEPVSVALAQEFLTIPFSKSHPLLWNTVVLAYGSLVHRYCVYTDPCPITVVQPLLDMATSGLSKNSEEDMVLALKALGNAAHPSSIKTLLKFLPGYTAGAEKLPTRVQSAAVQSFRLLASRDPHSVQDIVLNLFLQRTLPAEIRMLACMVLLETKPSISLISVISEVLLEEIDLQVASFSYSLLKGISKSRTPDNQHLSTACNIAIKILTPKLGRLSYRYSKNLHLDWFHDDFLFGTSADIYMLQNESLIPTKLMFKGKIHFIGRILQFLEFGFRADGLQELLAGKIPQLKKDLGIIDFATVMKILSDWQNLPKDRPLLTAYARVFGQEAFLMDVRGDSIQSIIKSFSPSAGKESKVWEKIQDVQKGTSWHWTKPHLVYEARFIQPTCLGLPVEISKYYSIINAVTMKAKAEINPPPKEHLGELLSSDISLHTDGFVGVTKDHFVFHGINTDLFQCGTEMNSKIVTALPWAFDLKINRKEQKYEMNLTPIKTVTELFSVNSNVFSVLRNIEDPSVFKITPMMPETEDSERSLPLARILPTSRGDKTKNSEVKFRQCADAKIYGTSICIEAEAKRAHYLHEYPLYYFLGHTRFSYQLEPAEGAKPIEKIQIQVTAGRKNPPGVSEMINLSHRVFKDTRDEITTCGENNLSNSFPASQDLDATPESVVTVKALGLSPPAKPLGYEGVAFYLPTAQRDNIEMIVSDVGEEANWKMCVNANTDKSHSSAKAHLRWGAECQTYDVSMRVSTACQPESKPSIYTKINWGALPSVFTMIGQRIQEYVPGISYMMGFYQKYEKNPERQAAFTVVASSPETFDMRMKIPERSIYKKAIQSPIDLAGFQAVNFTIST, encoded by the exons ATGTGGCGATTTCATCTCTGTCTCCTGGTAGCCCTTGCTG CCAGTGAGGCCATCAATTACG AGCCTTTCCTGAACTCTAAAAAAACATATGAGTATAAATATGAGGGACTGGTGCGAGTGGGACGAGAACTGCCAGACTTGGTTGAGTCAGCAATGAAGATGAGGTGCACTTTTAAAATCATTGGCGAATCACCTCAAACCTTTGTGCTCCAG ATCTCAAATGTAGATGTTGAAGACTTTAATGGCTTACCTGGGAAAAGTGTCTTCAGCCCTTCCCAAAAGCTCACTAAGCGACTATCTGCCGAATTCAGCCAGCCAATCGTATTTGAATTCTCCAAAGGACAAATTACTGACATTCGCACAGCACCTGGAGTCTCAAACACAGTTGTAAATATTGTGAGGGGGATCCTTGGATTTCTACAAGTCACGGTCAAAACCACCCAAAGTTTTTATGAACTGGTGGAG tTGGGAATTCATGGTGTATGTCAAAGCAGTTACACTGTTGAGGAAGACTCCAATGCCAAAGAGCTGATAGTGAACCAAATGGTTGATATTGCCAACTGTCAACAGCCAGCTGCTTTATACCGAGGAATGGCTCTTGCCCCTGAAGACAAACTCAGCAAACAG AGAGGCGAGAGTGTGGTTTCAACAGTGAAACACACTTACACAGTGAAGTCCACAGCAGATGGCGGTTTGATCACTAAAGCATTTGCTCAAGAGCGCCAATATTTCACACCATTCAACGTAAAGGGAGGAAACTCCAGACTTTTGGCATT ACGGGATATTGAGCTTCTGAAAGTTTCAGACACAACTGACAAAATAGTGACCGGACAGATGCAGAGCAGAGGCAACCTGATGTACAAGACAGAAAAGGATCTCAGACCAATTCCTGTTGTGATGATCAACCTGAACGAACCAGTGCCAAAG ATTTTAGATTTAATCAAGCGCTTGGCACAGGCTAACATATATCACGTGGAGAGCACAAGCAGCTCAGATATTCTGAATCTAATTCAGTTGCTACGTGTGGCGTCACTTGAGAACCTAGAGCAGTTATGGAAGCAGGTCTCAGGAAATGATGAGCACAG GAGGTGGTTCCTGGACTTGGTTGTGGAGGTAACAGATGAGAGGATCCTCAAATTCCTTGAAACCAAATTCAAAGCAGGCGACATTACAGCAAATGAGGCAGGACAGGCACTGGTAGTCGCATTTAACCACTTGTCTGCTGAGCCTGTGTCAGTGGCATTAGCTCAG GAGTTCCTGACAATTCCTTTTAGTAAATCGCATCCTCTCCTATGGAATACTGTAGTTTTGGCATATGGCTCTTTAGTACACAGATACTGTGTGTATACTGATCCCTGTCCCATCACCGTGGTGCAG CCATTGTTGGATATGGCTACAAGTGGCCTGAGTAAAAACTCTGAGGAGGATATGGTCCTTGCACTGAAGGCCTTGGGAAATGCAGCACATCCCTCCAGTATCAAGACTCTCCTAAAGTTCCTTCCAGGCTACACAGCAGGAGCTGAAAAGCTTCCAACCAGGGTACAGAGTGCTGCGGTCCAGTCATTCAGACTACTTGCAAGCAGGGACCCCCACAGT GTGCAAGACATTGTCTTGAACCTCTTTCTACAAAGGACTCTTCCTGCTGAAATCCGCATGCTGGCCTGTATGGTGCTTCTAGAGACCAAGCCATCCATATCTCTAATCTCAGTAATAAGTGAAGTCCTGTTGGAGGAAATTGACCTGCAGGTTGCCAGCTTCTCCTATTCTCTACTCAAAGGCATTTCCAAGTCCCGTACCCCTGATAATCAACATCT aTCCACTGCCTGTAATATTGCGATAAAGATTCTTACCCCCAAACTTGGTCGTCTGAGTTATCGCTACAGCAAGAATTTGCATTTGGACTGGTTCCATG ATGACTTTTTATTTGGGACATCTGCCGACATTTATATGCTGCAAAATGAAAGTCTTATACCCACAAAACTTATGTTTAAGGGAAAAATTCATTTCATTGGGAGAATATTGCAATTTCTTGAG TTTGGTTTCCGCGCAGATGGACTCCAAGAGCTGTTAGCAGGAAAAATCCCTCAACTCAAGAAAGATTTAGGAATCATAGATTTTGCCACTGTAATGAAAATT CTTTCTGACTGGCAGAACCTACCAAAAGACAGACCTCTATTGACAGCATATGCTCGCGTGTTTGGACAGGAAGCATTTTTAATGGATGTAAGAGGAGACTCTATTCAGAGCATCATAAAG TCATTTAGTCCTTCTGCTGGGAAGGAGAGTAAGGTTTGGGAAAAGATTCAGGATGTTCAAAAAGGGACTTCCTGGCACTGGACCAAACCACATCTTGTGTATGAAGCTCGATTCATACAGCCAACTTGTCTTGGTCTCCCAGTTGAAATCAGCAAATATTATTCAATAATAAATGCTGTTACAATGAAAG CTAAAGCAGAAATTAATCCTCCTCCCAAGGAACATCTGGGTGAGCTGCTAAGCTCCGATATTTCCCTACACACAGATGGCTTTGTTGG AGTGACAAAGGATCATTTTGTCTTTCATGGAATCAACACCGATCTTTTCCAGTGTGGCACTGAGATGAACAGTAAGATAGTAACTGCCCTGCCATGGGCATTTGACTTGAAAATAAACAGGAAAGAGCAAAAGTATGAAATGAACTTAACTCCAATCAAAACGGTCACTGAATTATTTTCAGTCAA TTCTAATGTGTTCTCTGTTCTGAGAAACATTGAGGATCCATCCGTCTTCAAAATAACTCCCATGATGCCTGAGACAGAGGACTCCGAAAGGAGTCTGCCACTGGCCAGGATTTTACCCACTTCAAGGGGTGATAAG ACCAAGAACTCTGAGGTGAAATTTAGGCAATGCGCTGATGCCAAGATTTATGGAACTTCGATCTGCATCGAGGCAGAAGCCAAACGAGCACACTACCTTCATGAATATCCTCTGTACTACTTCCTGGGACACACCCGCTTTTCATATCAACTAGAACCAG CTGAGGGTGCCAAACCCATTGAAAAAATTCAGATTCAGGTCACTGCTGGCAGAAAAAACCCTCCAGGAGTCAGTGAAATGATTAATCTCAGCCACAGAGTATTCAAG GACACAAGAGATGAGATCACCACCTGTGGGGAAAACAATTTATCCAATTCATTCCCAGCATCTCAG GATTTAGATGCCACTCCAGAAAGTGTTGTCACAGTAAAAGCACTTGGTCTAAGTCCGCCAGCAAAACCCCTGGGCTATGAAGGTGTAGCCTTTTATCTGCCAACAGCCCAAAGAGACAATATTGAAATGATTGTCTCTGACGTTGGTGAAGAGGCAAACTGGAAAATGTGTGTCAATGCAAACACCGATAAGAGTCACTCATCAGCAAAG GCCCATCTCCGATGGGGTGCAGAGTGTCAGACATATGATGTCTCTATGAGGGTGTCCACAGCATGCCAGCCAGAGTCTAAACCTTCCATATATACCAAGATCAACTGGGGAGCTCTGCCCTCAGTGTTCACAATGATTGGTCAAAG AATTCAAGAGTACGTGCCTGGCATTTCTTATATGATGGGTTTCTACCAGAAATATGAGAAAAACCCAGAACGGCAGGCAGCTTTCACTGTTGTTGCGTCCTCACCAGAGACCTTTGACATGAGGATGAAAATTCCAGAG CGATCTATCTACAAAAAGGCAATTCAATCACCAATCGATCTTGCGGGGTTTCAAGCTGTGAACTTCACCATATCCACTTAA